Proteins encoded within one genomic window of Bacillus sp. 1NLA3E:
- a CDS encoding metal-dependent hydrolase, translating into MDTGTHVVMGLALGGLSTLDPAIAGSTATATSVFIATIIGSQIPDIDTVLKLKNNAVYIRNHRGVTHSIPAVLLWPLIITAFINPIFPEANLLHLWMWTFLAVFLHVFVDIFNAYGTQALRPFSSKWLALGVINTFDPFIFGIHVAGLLFWLFGANPGYTFLGIYAVLVAYYIIRYQAKQKVLSEVKKIIPDYTEIIISPTMKFNQWRLAIMNKHQFFVGRARNNHVNILDQFNRVPVPDSPVLEAAKKDKNLSAFLSFSPVYRWEMDEFDESYEVRFIDLRYRSKDHYPFVAVVQLDLKLNIINSYTGWIFSEEKLRKKLDVLPS; encoded by the coding sequence TTGGATACAGGTACTCATGTAGTGATGGGACTAGCACTTGGGGGATTATCCACATTAGACCCAGCAATTGCTGGAAGTACAGCAACTGCGACGAGTGTCTTTATTGCTACAATTATTGGCTCTCAAATACCTGATATTGATACTGTCTTAAAGTTAAAGAATAATGCAGTCTATATCCGCAACCATAGAGGAGTTACCCATTCCATTCCAGCAGTATTATTATGGCCACTGATCATCACTGCTTTCATCAATCCAATTTTCCCAGAGGCCAACCTACTGCACCTTTGGATGTGGACCTTTTTGGCAGTTTTTCTCCATGTTTTTGTAGATATATTTAATGCATACGGTACGCAAGCATTACGACCGTTTTCTAGCAAGTGGCTTGCTTTAGGTGTTATAAACACATTTGACCCGTTTATTTTCGGTATTCATGTTGCTGGTTTATTATTTTGGTTGTTTGGTGCCAATCCTGGCTATACTTTCTTGGGCATCTACGCAGTCCTAGTCGCTTATTATATTATAAGGTATCAGGCGAAGCAAAAGGTCTTGTCTGAGGTAAAAAAAATCATTCCAGATTATACCGAAATCATTATTTCGCCAACCATGAAATTTAACCAATGGAGATTGGCGATTATGAATAAACACCAATTTTTTGTAGGTAGAGCACGGAACAACCATGTAAATATTCTTGATCAATTCAACCGTGTTCCTGTACCTGATTCTCCGGTTTTAGAAGCGGCGAAAAAGGATAAAAACCTTTCTGCATTTCTTTCATTCTCCCCTGTTTACCGTTGGGAGATGGATGAGTTTGATGAATCTTATGAAGTTAGATTTATTGACCTACGCTATAGGAGCAAAGATCATTACCCATTTGTTGCAGTGGTTCAATTAGATTTAAAGCTTAACATTATCAATTCCTATACAGGATGGATTTTTAGTGAAGAAAAGCTTAGAAAAAAGTTAGATGTCCTTCCTAGTTAA
- a CDS encoding 2-aminoethylphosphonate aminotransferase: MVKTAVILAAGMGSRIRERTGEHPKGFLKFDDKPMIEISILKLLDAGMTKIYIGTGYQKDEYEKLALKYPQIQCVFNPKFASSGSMYTLYQLKDVIKDDFLLLESDLLYEKEALKMLVEHELPNVVLASKFTQTGDEVLIETNKNHQLVNLSKKQDNLKSVYAELVGITKLSNTTFQKMSAIVESLFQINQYMEYEEGLVSIAKTNDIYVHKLNDLVWCEVDDEHHWARAVSIIYPLIKARENVPNPIKRNILLNPGPVTTTDTVKYAQVVPDICPREKDFGQIMECISGELTKLVANPREYTTVLFGGSGTAAVESILSSVIAQNAVLIVNNGAYGKRMCQIAEIYGLNFSQYKSPVDEGINLNHLEAFIRTSSQKIAYLAVVHCETTTGLLNDIESIGELCKKYQIKMIVDAMSSYAGIPIDMKKMNIDYLAASSNKNLQGMAGVSFVIANKEQLEETQQIKPRNLYLNLYEQYHSFQKTKQMQFTPPVQTLYSLKQAIIETHWEGIPNRYERYSKSWETLTTGIRRLGLTQVVPDNCHSKIITSIREPDHPNYHFTGMHDYFFKKGFTIYPGKIDKQNTFRVANIGALTHVDMKRFVALLEKYLNGLKEGDSKSPVTD; the protein is encoded by the coding sequence ATGGTTAAGACAGCAGTCATTTTAGCCGCGGGCATGGGGAGTCGGATTCGCGAAAGGACAGGAGAGCACCCAAAAGGATTTTTAAAGTTTGATGATAAGCCAATGATTGAAATCTCGATTTTAAAGCTACTTGATGCAGGAATGACCAAGATATATATCGGAACAGGGTATCAAAAAGATGAGTACGAGAAGCTTGCATTAAAATATCCACAAATCCAATGTGTTTTTAATCCAAAATTTGCTTCATCAGGAAGCATGTACACCCTATATCAGCTTAAGGACGTTATAAAAGATGACTTTTTGTTATTAGAATCGGACTTATTATATGAAAAAGAAGCTTTAAAGATGTTAGTGGAACATGAACTTCCTAATGTAGTATTAGCTAGTAAATTCACGCAAACTGGTGACGAGGTGCTGATCGAAACCAACAAAAATCATCAACTTGTCAATTTATCAAAAAAACAAGATAATTTAAAATCCGTTTACGCCGAACTGGTAGGAATTACAAAACTCTCCAATACAACATTTCAAAAGATGTCCGCAATCGTAGAGAGTTTATTTCAAATAAATCAGTATATGGAATACGAAGAGGGCCTCGTGTCGATTGCCAAAACGAATGATATTTACGTTCATAAACTGAATGACTTAGTTTGGTGTGAAGTTGATGATGAGCATCATTGGGCGAGAGCGGTTTCGATCATCTATCCTCTGATTAAAGCACGTGAGAATGTACCTAACCCAATCAAACGGAATATTTTATTGAACCCTGGACCAGTAACAACAACGGATACGGTGAAATACGCTCAGGTGGTACCTGATATTTGTCCAAGGGAAAAGGATTTTGGGCAAATCATGGAATGCATTTCAGGGGAATTGACAAAGCTTGTGGCCAATCCAAGAGAGTATACAACCGTATTGTTTGGTGGCTCCGGAACGGCAGCGGTGGAGTCCATCCTTAGCTCCGTTATTGCTCAAAATGCGGTTTTGATTGTGAATAACGGTGCCTACGGAAAGCGAATGTGCCAAATAGCTGAGATTTACGGGCTGAATTTTTCACAATACAAAAGTCCTGTTGATGAAGGCATCAATCTCAATCACTTAGAGGCGTTTATCCGCACGTCTTCGCAAAAGATAGCCTATCTCGCCGTCGTTCACTGTGAGACAACAACCGGTCTTCTAAATGATATTGAGTCGATTGGTGAACTTTGTAAAAAGTATCAGATAAAAATGATTGTGGACGCGATGAGTTCCTACGCAGGGATTCCAATTGATATGAAAAAAATGAATATTGACTATCTGGCAGCAAGTTCAAATAAAAATCTTCAAGGTATGGCAGGGGTATCGTTTGTTATTGCCAATAAGGAACAATTAGAAGAAACACAGCAGATCAAACCACGTAACCTTTACCTCAATCTTTACGAGCAATATCATTCCTTTCAGAAGACAAAGCAAATGCAATTTACTCCTCCCGTCCAAACGCTTTATTCATTAAAGCAAGCGATTATCGAAACACATTGGGAGGGTATCCCAAACAGATATGAAAGGTATTCAAAATCGTGGGAGACACTGACAACTGGAATAAGGAGGCTTGGATTGACTCAAGTGGTCCCGGATAACTGTCATTCGAAAATCATCACCTCAATTAGAGAGCCAGATCATCCAAACTATCATTTTACCGGAATGCATGATTACTTTTTTAAAAAGGGTTTTACCATTTATCCAGGAAAAATTGATAAGCAAAATACCTTTCGAGTGGCGAATATTGGGGCACTAACTCATGTAGACATGAAGAGGTTTGTTGCCTTGCTTGAAAAATACTTGAATGGATTAAAGGAAGGTGATTCAAAATCTCCAGTCACCGATTAG
- a CDS encoding YfhE family protein, with product MEKKKREKMRTTLSSAQEVSYQREFKMADRAGGFTEKRPRH from the coding sequence ATGGAAAAAAAGAAACGCGAAAAAATGAGAACGACATTATCAAGTGCCCAAGAAGTTAGCTATCAACGCGAGTTTAAAATGGCGGACCGCGCTGGCGGTTTTACAGAAAAACGCCCAAGACATTAA
- a CDS encoding small, acid-soluble spore protein K: MRNKVQGFPNQNNNKFEGKPQPSADYASKRADGTTNTQPQERMNASSHQESNTTDFLK; encoded by the coding sequence ATGCGGAATAAAGTACAGGGATTTCCAAACCAAAATAATAATAAGTTCGAAGGAAAACCCCAGCCAAGTGCAGATTATGCTTCAAAAAGAGCTGATGGGACAACTAACACTCAACCTCAGGAACGAATGAATGCATCAAGCCATCAAGAAAGCAACACAACAGACTTTTTAAAATAG
- a CDS encoding YfhD family protein, giving the protein MGRMHSRHKTRDSNKGSLPQVPKNLKKSDGIDEEFSQEVADHADLEALARANAANQRVKKKNK; this is encoded by the coding sequence ATGGGCCGAATGCATAGTCGCCATAAAACACGTGATAGCAATAAAGGTTCCCTGCCTCAAGTGCCAAAGAATTTAAAGAAGTCTGATGGAATCGATGAGGAGTTTTCACAAGAGGTAGCAGACCATGCTGACTTAGAAGCTCTAGCACGCGCAAATGCAGCTAATCAACGGGTAAAGAAAAAAAATAAATAA
- the recX gene encoding recombination regulator RecX, whose product MPVITKITAQKKLKDRYNIFTDAGDGEKYAFSVDEDVLIKHQLKKGMELDDFALTEILFQDDIRKAYGQAVQYLATRMRSEFEVRQQLKKKEVAEPIVNEVIHKLYYHQFINDQEFSLAFVRTQMNTTDKGANVIKQELKEKGINASLIENALLEYPFEMQLEKAITLSNKYLPKNTRDSGKIAKQKVEQMLVRKGYSFEIIKEANNHIDGSKDENEEMEALRKQGEKLVQKYKLYSGYEFSQKIKQTLYRKGFSIDQIDQFLSEVENQE is encoded by the coding sequence ATGCCAGTTATTACAAAAATTACCGCTCAAAAGAAGTTAAAAGATCGTTACAACATTTTTACTGATGCTGGAGATGGAGAGAAATATGCCTTCAGTGTCGATGAGGATGTATTGATAAAACATCAATTAAAAAAAGGGATGGAACTTGATGATTTTGCACTAACGGAAATCCTTTTTCAAGACGATATCCGGAAGGCATACGGACAGGCCGTCCAATACTTGGCAACAAGAATGAGGTCTGAATTTGAAGTGAGGCAGCAACTTAAGAAAAAAGAGGTTGCTGAACCAATTGTAAACGAAGTGATTCATAAGCTTTATTATCATCAATTTATAAATGATCAGGAATTCTCCCTCGCTTTTGTTCGGACACAAATGAATACTACCGATAAAGGGGCTAATGTGATTAAGCAGGAGTTAAAGGAAAAAGGAATAAATGCCTCATTAATTGAGAATGCCTTATTAGAATACCCATTTGAGATGCAGCTTGAAAAGGCCATCACACTCTCAAATAAATATTTACCAAAAAACACCAGAGATTCAGGAAAGATTGCAAAACAAAAAGTCGAACAAATGCTGGTTAGAAAAGGCTACTCCTTTGAAATCATCAAGGAAGCGAACAATCATATTGATGGTAGTAAGGATGAAAACGAAGAAATGGAAGCATTAAGAAAACAAGGTGAGAAACTGGTTCAAAAATATAAACTGTATTCAGGTTATGAATTTTCGCAAAAAATCAAACAAACGTTGTATCGCAAGGGGTTTTCGATTGACCAAATTGATCAATTCTTATCTGAGGTTGAAAATCAAGAATGA
- the aepX gene encoding phosphoenolpyruvate mutase, whose product MKKTTQLRELITSTPLQFIMEAHNALSAKIVEEAGFKGIWGSGLSISATMGVRDNNEASWTQVLDVLEFMSDATNIPILLDGDTGYGNFNNARRLVKKLEQRQIAGVCIEDKIFPKTNSFIKGEAQPLANIDEFSGKIKAMKDSQKDDDFVVISRVEAFIAGWGLDEALKRAEAYRKAGTDAILMHSKRADLTEIEAFIQEWGGRLPVVIVPTKYFSVPTERFRELGISLAIWANHNLRASIKAMQSNSTQIYRDETLLHVERNVSPLEEVFRLQGAEELVQAEQLYLNSNENNWNSIIIVRKTGKQPLVTEQINQIKTIGISDIYKVGGNDSEDTNTGGELYSLYMARDKIGVNSLISYAEIIYKPHVLDEIILGTNDITLIVDPDYDSSTIKENLVTTTTPYSKMLYGKTVDFVSMISAQNEISHGEFIGLWKASGKGAAAVKDALEKLAEREDFKQLSLVDLFNYLKPLHPIAVNYVKGSWLDLVTFQRIQSAGEDA is encoded by the coding sequence ATGAAGAAAACAACACAACTTAGAGAATTAATTACGAGTACACCGCTCCAATTCATCATGGAGGCTCATAATGCTTTGTCTGCAAAAATTGTGGAAGAAGCTGGTTTCAAAGGGATATGGGGAAGTGGTTTATCCATTTCAGCCACAATGGGGGTCCGAGATAATAATGAAGCTTCATGGACTCAGGTATTAGATGTTTTGGAGTTTATGAGCGACGCGACCAACATTCCCATTCTCCTTGACGGTGATACTGGATACGGAAATTTTAATAATGCTCGGAGATTGGTAAAAAAGCTTGAACAGCGTCAAATTGCTGGTGTTTGTATTGAGGATAAAATTTTCCCTAAAACCAACTCGTTTATAAAAGGGGAGGCCCAGCCGTTAGCAAATATTGATGAATTCTCCGGGAAAATTAAAGCAATGAAGGATAGTCAAAAGGATGATGATTTTGTTGTCATTTCGCGAGTGGAAGCATTTATTGCTGGATGGGGACTCGATGAGGCTTTAAAACGAGCAGAGGCTTACCGGAAGGCAGGGACCGATGCGATTCTCATGCATAGCAAGCGCGCCGATCTTACTGAAATTGAAGCATTTATTCAGGAGTGGGGTGGAAGACTTCCCGTTGTCATTGTGCCAACAAAATATTTCTCCGTTCCAACCGAGCGTTTCCGTGAATTAGGGATAAGCTTGGCCATTTGGGCAAATCATAATTTGCGCGCTTCGATAAAGGCGATGCAATCAAATTCAACACAAATTTATAGAGACGAAACTTTGTTACATGTCGAGCGGAATGTTTCTCCTTTAGAAGAAGTATTTCGGCTTCAAGGAGCGGAAGAGCTTGTTCAGGCTGAACAACTCTATTTAAATTCAAACGAAAATAATTGGAACTCCATTATTATCGTAAGAAAAACGGGGAAACAACCACTTGTTACAGAACAAATCAACCAAATAAAAACAATTGGAATTAGCGATATTTATAAGGTTGGTGGAAATGATTCTGAGGACACGAATACGGGAGGCGAGCTATACTCGCTATACATGGCTAGGGATAAAATAGGAGTTAATTCGCTAATTAGCTACGCAGAAATTATCTATAAACCTCATGTTCTGGATGAAATAATCCTGGGTACCAATGACATCACACTGATTGTTGATCCTGACTATGATAGCAGTACCATTAAGGAAAACTTGGTTACGACAACAACCCCATACTCCAAAATGCTTTATGGAAAAACAGTGGATTTTGTTTCTATGATAAGCGCCCAAAATGAGATTAGCCATGGAGAGTTTATTGGTCTTTGGAAAGCATCTGGAAAAGGCGCAGCAGCCGTAAAGGATGCCTTGGAAAAATTGGCAGAGCGAGAAGACTTTAAACAGCTTTCGCTTGTTGACCTGTTTAATTACCTCAAGCCACTCCATCCTATCGCTGTAAATTATGTAAAAGGATCATGGCTTGATCTTGTCACCTTTCAGAGAATTCAAAGCGCTGGTGAGGATGCATGA
- a CDS encoding YgaB family protein, with the protein MTDFNRLVSEQMKTMDHLLNLQSKLERCQEIEQELEKQHEETKLVDAQSEISRLKNELKEVHNVFEQQIEEVIRSYQIMNVTC; encoded by the coding sequence ATGACGGACTTTAACCGTTTGGTTTCGGAGCAAATGAAAACAATGGATCATTTGCTAAATCTTCAGTCAAAACTAGAAAGATGCCAAGAAATTGAACAAGAACTAGAAAAGCAGCATGAAGAGACTAAATTGGTAGATGCTCAGTCCGAAATCAGCCGGTTGAAGAATGAGCTAAAGGAGGTTCATAACGTTTTTGAACAACAAATAGAGGAAGTGATTCGTTCATACCAAATCATGAATGTTACATGTTAA
- a CDS encoding NUDIX hydrolase, producing MVINHEKKILLVEGNLRGWEFPGGYVQRGESIQAAAIREVKEESGIDIHITKFLGVEQNIEKSTVVIILKGKLVGGKLTISDENQDVGFFSFDHALNKINRKNFKARLLRCVDKKVIPFFIES from the coding sequence ATGGTTATTAATCATGAAAAAAAGATCTTACTTGTTGAGGGTAATTTAAGGGGATGGGAGTTCCCAGGCGGATACGTGCAAAGGGGAGAATCTATTCAAGCTGCAGCCATCAGGGAAGTGAAGGAAGAATCGGGAATAGATATCCACATTACAAAATTTTTAGGTGTCGAACAAAATATCGAAAAGTCGACAGTCGTCATAATACTGAAAGGGAAGCTTGTAGGTGGTAAACTTACGATTTCTGATGAAAATCAAGATGTAGGTTTTTTTTCCTTCGATCATGCACTAAATAAAATCAATCGAAAAAATTTCAAGGCCCGCTTATTAAGGTGTGTTGATAAAAAGGTGATTCCTTTTTTCATTGAATCATGA
- a CDS encoding gamma-type small acid-soluble spore protein has protein sequence MANFNQQPNKTSAGTNIQQVRQQNAQSAQGGAGAFGTEFASETNAAEVRQQNAQSAQAGAGASSSASAGQFGTEFASETNAAEVRQQNQQSQANKAKNSGQFGSQS, from the coding sequence ATGGCAAACTTCAATCAACAACCAAACAAAACTTCAGCTGGAACTAACATTCAGCAAGTAAGACAACAAAACGCTCAATCTGCACAAGGTGGGGCTGGAGCATTTGGCACTGAATTTGCGAGCGAAACAAATGCTGCTGAAGTAAGACAGCAAAACGCTCAATCTGCACAAGCTGGAGCAGGAGCTAGTTCTAGTGCTAGTGCTGGTCAATTCGGTACAGAATTTGCGAGCGAAACAAATGCTGCTGAAGTAAGACAACAAAACCAACAATCTCAAGCTAACAAGGCTAAAAACTCTGGCCAATTTGGAAGCCAAAGCTAA
- a CDS encoding YfhH family protein, translated as MQQEKRYSNLNEFELRQEIATLNEKAKKAEQLGMVNEYAVLERKVVMAKAYLLNPEDFLPGEIYEIIGDPGAYFKVDYLNGVFAWGYRLNGDGKEEALPISMLKIEARN; from the coding sequence ATGCAACAGGAAAAACGATATAGTAACTTGAATGAATTTGAATTAAGGCAGGAAATTGCTACTTTAAACGAAAAGGCAAAAAAAGCTGAACAACTGGGCATGGTTAATGAATATGCAGTTTTAGAAAGAAAGGTCGTCATGGCAAAAGCATATTTGCTTAATCCTGAAGACTTTTTACCTGGTGAGATATATGAAATTATCGGTGACCCAGGTGCCTACTTTAAAGTGGATTATTTAAATGGTGTATTTGCTTGGGGATACAGATTAAATGGAGATGGCAAGGAAGAGGCCCTACCAATTTCAATGCTGAAAATTGAAGCACGAAACTAA
- the mutY gene encoding A/G-specific adenine glycosylase: protein MDNLKQFDTEGFQVDLIGWFNKEQRQLPWRENQDPYRVWVSEIMLQQTRVDTVIPYYNRFMEQFPTIKALAVAHDEKVLKAWEGLGYYSRVRNLHTAVKEVYEQYDGIVPNTPAEIASLKGVGPYTAGAILSIAYGLPEPAVDGNVMRVLSRILLIREDIAKPSVRKIFEQAVRNLISHENPSFFNQALMELGALICTPTSPSCLLCPVQDYCQAFAVGVQEELPIKTKKKKQRLVQLAAAVLRDKQGKILIHKRPSEGLLADLWEFPNMEINLHFKNEKQQLNNYFKEQYLVAVDLKEFIGQIDHVFTHLEWNIHVFAGELKSEVQETSHVRLVSVEELTEFAFPVSHQKMFQLFLNGGR, encoded by the coding sequence ATGGATAATCTTAAACAATTCGATACTGAAGGATTCCAAGTAGATCTGATTGGTTGGTTTAATAAAGAACAAAGACAGCTGCCGTGGCGTGAAAATCAAGACCCGTATCGAGTTTGGGTTTCAGAAATCATGCTTCAACAAACAAGAGTTGATACGGTTATTCCGTATTATAATCGGTTTATGGAGCAGTTTCCGACAATCAAAGCGCTTGCTGTGGCTCATGATGAAAAAGTATTAAAGGCATGGGAAGGACTCGGCTATTATTCCCGGGTAAGGAATCTCCATACTGCAGTGAAGGAGGTCTATGAACAATATGATGGAATAGTACCAAATACTCCCGCCGAAATAGCATCTCTTAAAGGGGTTGGACCATATACCGCAGGTGCTATTCTAAGCATTGCTTATGGGCTTCCTGAACCTGCAGTGGATGGAAATGTTATGCGAGTGTTGTCGCGAATATTATTAATTCGGGAGGATATCGCCAAGCCTTCAGTAAGAAAGATATTTGAACAGGCGGTACGAAACCTAATTTCCCACGAGAATCCTTCTTTTTTTAACCAAGCACTAATGGAATTAGGGGCCCTAATCTGCACACCAACTTCCCCATCCTGCTTGTTATGCCCAGTACAAGATTATTGCCAGGCATTTGCAGTGGGAGTACAAGAGGAGCTACCGATAAAAACCAAAAAGAAAAAGCAGCGACTTGTTCAACTTGCTGCAGCAGTCCTTCGTGATAAACAGGGGAAGATTTTGATTCATAAACGACCAAGTGAGGGGTTATTGGCTGATCTATGGGAATTCCCTAATATGGAAATCAATCTTCATTTTAAAAACGAAAAACAGCAACTAAATAATTATTTTAAAGAACAATATCTAGTAGCGGTGGATCTCAAAGAATTTATCGGACAAATTGACCATGTTTTTACCCATTTAGAATGGAATATCCATGTATTCGCTGGTGAATTAAAATCAGAAGTACAGGAAACCTCTCATGTTCGCCTTGTTTCTGTAGAAGAGCTTACCGAGTTTGCCTTCCCTGTATCCCATCAAAAAATGTTCCAATTGTTTTTGAATGGAGGAAGGTAA
- the aepY gene encoding phosphonopyruvate decarboxylase yields MINTSTLGGELKALGFEVYSGVPCSYLKDLINYAINECEYVMATNEGEAVAVGAGASLGGKKAVVLMQNSGLTNATSPLVSLTHPFQIPILGFVSLRGEPGLPDEPQHELMGRITAELLTVLNIKWEYLSSEWGEVKRQLQRANHYIEQNQVFFFIVKKGTIDSVLLRKQRLKKKTNLLMRQKEMADQLPTRYEALRVINSLKDHDTVQLATTGKTGRELYELEDAANNLYMVGSMGCVSSLGLGLSLTRPEKSIIAIDGDGALLMRMGNLATNGAYSPPNLLHILLDNQTHDSTGGQQTVSDQIHFTEVAAACGYINAVYVHNLQELEEFIEGWKHDKCLTFLYLKISGGSKKGLGRPKMKPSEVKERLQVFLDG; encoded by the coding sequence ATGATTAACACATCAACCTTAGGTGGGGAATTGAAAGCTTTGGGATTTGAAGTTTATAGTGGCGTCCCTTGTTCGTATCTAAAGGATCTGATCAATTATGCGATTAATGAGTGTGAATACGTAATGGCGACAAATGAGGGCGAAGCTGTTGCCGTTGGTGCCGGAGCATCCCTAGGTGGGAAAAAGGCGGTGGTTTTGATGCAAAACTCGGGTTTGACAAATGCAACGTCTCCGCTAGTGTCTCTTACACATCCCTTTCAAATTCCAATTCTGGGCTTTGTTAGCCTCCGCGGGGAACCGGGACTACCGGATGAACCACAGCATGAGTTAATGGGAAGAATCACAGCAGAGCTGTTGACGGTGCTGAACATTAAATGGGAGTATTTATCCTCCGAATGGGGCGAGGTCAAAAGGCAATTGCAGCGAGCAAACCATTATATTGAACAAAATCAAGTTTTCTTTTTTATCGTAAAAAAAGGGACCATCGATTCTGTTTTGCTTAGAAAACAGAGGCTGAAGAAAAAGACCAATCTATTGATGCGTCAAAAGGAGATGGCGGATCAACTACCGACTAGATATGAAGCATTGAGGGTGATCAATTCGTTAAAAGATCACGATACAGTCCAATTGGCGACAACCGGTAAAACCGGCAGGGAGCTTTATGAGCTTGAAGATGCTGCGAATAACCTATATATGGTGGGGTCAATGGGGTGTGTTAGTTCACTTGGATTAGGCCTGTCATTAACAAGGCCTGAAAAATCAATTATCGCGATTGATGGTGATGGAGCATTGTTAATGAGAATGGGAAATTTGGCAACAAATGGAGCATATTCACCTCCAAATTTACTTCATATTCTTCTTGATAATCAAACACATGATTCCACTGGTGGTCAACAAACAGTATCCGATCAAATTCATTTCACCGAAGTAGCCGCTGCTTGCGGTTACATAAACGCTGTTTATGTTCATAATCTTCAAGAGCTTGAGGAATTCATCGAAGGCTGGAAGCACGATAAATGCCTAACCTTTTTATATTTAAAAATTTCTGGAGGATCAAAAAAAGGGCTAGGCCGCCCGAAAATGAAACCATCAGAAGTGAAAGAAAGACTGCAGGTGTTTTTAGATGGTTAA
- the fabL gene encoding enoyl-[acyl-carrier-protein] reductase FabL: MSQKVALVTGSSRGIGKATALRLAKEGYDIVINYARSKSAALEVAEEIKAMGRKVLVVRANVGDVDKIKAMFEQIDQEFGRLDVFISNAASGVMRPLMELEESHWDWTLNINSRALLFCAQQAAKLMEKNNGGRIVSISSLGSIRYFENYTTVGVSKAAVEALTRYLAIELAPKNIVVNAVSGGAIDTDALTHFPNREEMLAKAKRKTPAGRMVEIEDIVNTIVFLLSGQADMIRGQTIIVDGGISLLI; this comes from the coding sequence ATGAGTCAAAAGGTAGCACTCGTAACTGGAAGTAGCCGAGGAATTGGAAAGGCAACAGCACTACGCCTTGCAAAAGAGGGCTATGATATTGTGATTAACTATGCAAGAAGTAAAAGCGCAGCGTTAGAGGTTGCTGAAGAAATTAAAGCAATGGGAAGAAAAGTTCTAGTTGTTAGAGCAAATGTCGGTGATGTTGATAAAATTAAAGCGATGTTTGAGCAAATAGACCAGGAATTTGGACGGTTAGATGTGTTTATAAGTAACGCTGCATCGGGGGTTATGCGCCCATTAATGGAGCTCGAGGAATCACATTGGGACTGGACATTAAATATCAACAGTAGGGCCCTTCTTTTTTGTGCGCAGCAAGCTGCCAAGCTGATGGAAAAAAACAATGGTGGCAGAATTGTCAGCATTAGTTCTTTAGGGTCGATTCGTTATTTTGAGAATTATACAACAGTTGGAGTATCAAAAGCTGCTGTTGAAGCATTAACTCGATATTTAGCAATTGAACTCGCTCCAAAAAACATTGTTGTGAATGCAGTTTCGGGTGGGGCAATTGATACCGATGCCTTAACACATTTCCCAAATCGTGAGGAAATGCTAGCAAAAGCAAAAAGGAAAACACCAGCAGGAAGAATGGTGGAAATAGAAGATATAGTAAATACGATTGTGTTTTTACTTTCTGGACAGGCAGATATGATTAGAGGACAAACAATTATTGTGGATGGTGGAATTTCCTTACTCATCTAA
- a CDS encoding YfhJ family protein, protein MNEYHQRLADYLLEKNSQLSYDQAITWVELLWEDFETTRAKSGREYMGRSTTERIVKQWIGLYGDKLHDFVAQNPKYKDYLHENPRMLH, encoded by the coding sequence ATGAATGAATATCATCAACGGCTTGCAGACTACTTGCTAGAAAAAAATAGTCAGCTTTCATACGATCAAGCAATAACTTGGGTTGAACTCTTATGGGAAGACTTTGAAACAACCCGTGCTAAGTCAGGCCGAGAATACATGGGAAGATCGACAACAGAAAGAATTGTAAAACAATGGATTGGACTTTATGGGGATAAGTTACATGATTTTGTCGCCCAAAATCCAAAATATAAGGATTATCTACATGAAAATCCAAGAATGCTCCATTAA